The Halocalculus aciditolerans nucleotide sequence TTTTCCTCCTTCGCGGAGATGTAGATGGCCTCCTCGGGGTCGACGTCGCGCTCGCGGAGGTTCTCCTCCATCGTGTCGAGGTAGGAGGGGTCGACGAGGTCGACTTTGTTCACGACGACCATCGACGGGAGGTAGACGCGGTTGTCCATTACGCCGTCGATGATTTCATCGACGTCGGGGTCGCCGCGGATGGCGACGTCGGCGTTCACGAACCCGCGCTCGCGGAGGACTTCGCGGATGGTGTCGTGGTCGAGGCCGAAATTCTTCGGCGCGTTCACGTCGATGCCGCCCATCCCTTTTCTAGTTATGCGGACGCTCGGCGGCTCGGTGTCGAGGCGGATCTTGTTGTTGTAGAGCTCCTCGGCGAGCCGGTCGTACTGCTGGATCTCGAAGGCGGAGAGCACGAAGACGACGAGGTCGGCGGAGCGGACGACGGAGAGGACTTCGCGGCCGCCACCCGCGCCGCCCGCCGCGCCCTCGATGAGCCCGGGGACGTCGAGAATCTGGATGTTCGCGCCCTTGTACTTGAGCATCCCGGGGTTGACGTCGAGCGTCGTGAACTCGTAGGAGCCGACTTCGCTGTCGGCGTTCGTGAGCGCGTTCACGAGCGTCGACTTCCCCACGGAGGGGAAGCCGACGAGCGCGACGGTGGCGTCGCCGTGCTGCTCGACGGCGTACCCGCCGGGGCCGCCGGAGCCGGACTGCTGGGTCTCCAGTTTCTCCTTCTTCTCCGCCAGCTTCGCCTTCAGCCGACCGATGTGCGCTTCCGTGGACTTGTTGTACGGAGTACTCGCTATCTCCTCCTCGAGTGCCTCGATGTCCTCCTCAAGTCCCATTGCACTCCCGTAGGGCGGCGTCACTGGAAAGCCCTTTCCTCTTCCCGTCGCGCGCGACACGCGACCCACAGCGAGCCGCGCCGACGTATCCCTCACGATTATCGACACGTTAAAGCCCGTGCTGTCGAGATACCCGACGACATGGGAGACCCCGGCAGCTTCCGCGACGCCACGCAGATCGTCCTCCCAGCGACCGCGCTCGCCGACGTGCGCGCCGACCTCGAAGCCGAGTTCACCGTCACAATCACTGAAGACGACGGCATCGCGCGCATCATCGGCAGCCCCGTCGTCATCAAGGACGTCGGGGACTTCCTCGCGCGTCACGGCGTCTCACTCCCCTGACCGGCGTCCCCACCGAAAAGTAAGCGTTAAACCCGCGGCGACGTTTCCTCCGAGTATGGCTGATACCATCGAAGTCCTGGTTCCGGGCGGACAGGCCAACCCCGGCCCGCCCCTCGGCCCCGAACTCGGCCCGACCCCCGTCGACGTGCAGGCAGTCGTCGACGACATCAACGAACAGACGGCCGCCTTCGACGGCACGGAAGTCCCCGTCACCATCACGTACGAGGAGGACGGCTCCTACAGCATCGAAGTCGGCGTCCCGCCGACGGCCGCCCTCATCAAGGACGAACTCGGCTTCGAGACCGGGAGCGGCGAACCCCAGGAGAACTTCGTCGCCGACATGAGCATCGAGCAGCTCAAGACCGTCGCCGAGCAGAAGAAGCCCGACCTCCTCGCGTACGACACGAAGAACGCCGCGAAGGAAGTCGCCGGCACCTGCGTCTCCCTCGGTGTCACCATCGAGGGCGAGGACGCCCGCACGTTCAAAGAGCGCGCCGACTCCGGCGAGTTCGACGACGTGCTCGCTTCGGCGTAAGCGAGATTAGCGGAACAGACGGGCCGATTCTCACCGTTCTACTGCGGTTTTCACGCGCGCAGTGACAACTCTCGGTGGTGCGGTGCCGCTCGCTGCTGTGGTGTCTCGCTGTCGAGCGCGTGCCGCGTGCGTTACCTGCCGAGCGTGCAGAGCGCGTCGTCGACGGCGGCGTCGTAGCCGTCGTCGGGGAAGTGGAAGGCGTGATCGAGGGCGAAGGAGAGTTCGTAGACGGTTCTCGTCGCGTCGGAGACAGAGAGTGGTCGGACGGATTCGTAGCCGCGGCGGAAGGCGTCGTCGAGGCCGCACCAGTCGGCGTACGTGACGTCGACGGCGGGGTCGCCGTAGGAGGACGCGGGGTCGAGGACGGCGCGGACGTCGCCGTCGCCGGGAACGACGTTGTTCCGCCAGAGGTCGCCGTGGAGGAGGGCGGCGGGCGGATTCGCGGGGAGGTACTTGTCGAGGTCGTCCGCGAGCGCGCGAACGCGGTCGAGGGAGTCGTCGGTGATGCCGCCGGCTTCGCGTGCGGCGCTCGCGGTCGGCCGGAGGCGGTTCGCGGCGAAGAAGCGCGGCCACGACTCGAAGGGGTCGTTCGGGAGTTCGAGACGGCCCTTCCACGTCGCCTCCGGGTAGCCGTAGGCGTCGCGTGTCGTCCCGTGCAGACGCGCGACGCGCTCGCCGAGGGCTTCCGCGGCGCGCGGCGTCCACTCGCCGTGCGGGACGTGTTCGAGGACGAGGAGGTCGGGTGCGACCGCGAGGACGTCCGGCGTCGGGAGGCCGGCGGCGGCGAGGCGGCGGAGCGCGCGCGCCTCTACGTCGAGCGGCGTCGCGCCCGTCTTCGCCACCACCCGCCGCCCGTCCGCGAGCGCGCACGCGGTCACCGTTCCGATTTCGCCGCCGTCGAGGCGGCGGCTGCTCGTCACCGGGACTCCGAGTTCGACGGCGACGCGGTCGGCGACGGCTGTCACGGCGAGTGCTCGGCTGACGACCGGGAAAAGTCCATCGGCGCGCTCGCGGTGTGTGACTCGGGCACGCCCGCCCGGGCGTAACGACGGGTTTAAGGACGGCATGACCGTTCCTCGAAGTGAGACAGGCGTAGCCTGTTTCACTGACCCGTAGGAGATCCCCCGAAAGGGGGTCCGGTACTACGGAGGTGAAAAATGGCAGAAAATGATATCGTAGAGGCCGTCAGTGAGGCGCTCGAGTCCGCGCCCGAGCGGAATTTCCGCGAGACCGTGGACCTCGCCGTCAATCTGCGCGACCTCGACCTCAACGACCCGTCGAACCGTATCGACGAGGGCGTCGTGCTGCCAGCGGGTACCGGTCAGGAAACGCAGATCGTGGTGTTCGCCGAAGGCGAAACCGCGGTCCGCGCCGAGGACGTCGCCGACCAAGTTCTCTCCGGAGACGATCTGGAAGATCTCGGTGACGACACCGATGCTGCGAAGGACCTCGCCGATGAAACCGACTTCTTCATCGCCGAAGCGTCCCTCATGCAGGACATCGGTCGCTACCTCGGTACCGTGCTCGGTCCGCGCGGTAAGATGCCGACCCCGCTGCAGCCGGACGACGACGTCGTCGAAACGGTGAATCGTATGAAGAACACTGTCCAGCTCCGCTCCCGCGACCGCCGCACGTTCCACACGCGCGTCGGCGCAGAGGACATGAGCCCGGATGACATCGGTGACAACATCGACGTCATCCTCCGCCGGCTCCACGCGGACCTGGAGAAGGGCCCGCTCAACATCGACTCCGTCTACGTGAAGACGACGATGGGGCCCGCCGTGGAGGTGGCCTGAGATGTCCGCTGAAGCTGAATCCGAACGGCACACGGAGCACGTTCCCGAGTGGAAGAAGGAGGAAGTCGAGTCCATCTCGTCCCTCCTCGAGTCCTACGACAGCGTCGGCGTCGTCGGGATCGCCGGGATTCCGAGCCGCCAGCTGCAGGACATGCGTCGTGCGCTGCACGGGAGTGCGGAGCTCCGCGTCAGCCGGAACACGCTCCTCGAGCGCGCGCTCGACGAAGTCGACGACGGCCTCGAGAACCTCGAGTCCTACGTCGCCGGCCAGGTCGGTCTCGTCGGCACGAACGACAACCCCTTCGGGCTCTACAAGCAGCTCGAAGAGTCGAAGACGCCCGCGCCCATCGGCGCTGGCGAAGTCGCGCCGAACGACATCGTCATCCCCGAAGGCGACACGGGTGTCGACCCGGGTCCCTTCGTCGGCGAACTCCAGCAGATCGGTGCTGACGCACGCATCCAGGAAGGCTCCATTCAGGTGCTCTCCGACAGCGTCGTCGTCGAGGAAGGCGGCGTCGTCTCCGAAGACGTCGCGAACGTCCTCGGCGAACTCGGCATCGAGCCGAAGGAAGTCGGACTCGACCTGAAGGCCGTCTACTCCGACGGCGTCCTCTTCGAACCCGAAGAGCTCGCCATCGACGTAGACGAGTACCGCGCGGACATCCAGTCCGCCGCGGCCGCCGCCCGGAACCTCTCCATCAACGCGGAGTACCCGACGACGCAGACCGCGCCGTCCCTCATCGCGAAGGCGGCGGGCGACGCGAAATCCGTCGGGCTGTTCGCGGCTATCGAGAGCCCGGACCTCGCGGACGACCTCGTCCGCAAGGCCGACGGCCAGGTCCGCGCGCTCGCCGCGCAGATCGACGACGACGAGGCGCTCCCCGAGGAGCTCCGCGGCGTCGAAGCGCAGGCTGCGCCCACCGAGACCGAGGAAGACGAATCGACTGACGAGGAACCCACCGAGGAAGCCGCCGACGAGGACGACTCTGACGACGACGACGAGGAGTCCGGCGCGGAAGGCCTCGGTAACATGTTCGGATAACACGGAGCACTACGACAATGGAATACGTTTACGCAGCACTCATCCTGAACGAATCGGACGAGGAGATCAACGAAGACAACGTCACCGCGGTCCTCGAGGCCGCCGGTGTGGACGTCGAGGAGTCCCGCGTCAAAGCGCTCGTCGCGGCCCTCGAAGACGTCGACATCGAGGAAGCCATCGAGACGGCCGCCGCGGTCCCCGCGGGCGGCGCGTCCGGCGGTGCCGCAGCGGGCGGCTCCGACGAGGGTGGCGAGGAAGAAGAGGAGTCCGAGGACGAAGCGGAAGCGGAAGCCGAGGAAGAGGAGGACGAGGACGAAGAAGCCTCCGGCGAAGGTCTCGGCGACCTCTTCGGCTAATCCCGACGCGCTCACTTCCGACGACGCGTTTTTCTTTCGACGCCACGCCTCACAGCGACCGCCGCGTTCGACGCACTGCCTGACACGCGAGCGGAGCCTGTGTCGTCCGAGCGTTGAAGTAGGGTGACGCGGCGATGCGGGTGGTATGGTCTCGGGCGTCGTGTTCACGAGCGAGTACGCGCTGACAGCGACGGTGCTCGTCGCGGTCGCCGGGGGCGTCAGCCTCGGCACGCTCTCCGGATTGACGCCCGGCCTCCACGTGAACACGCTCGCGGTCGCGGCGGCCGCGACGCTCCCCGAGATGGGGCTCTCGCGGCTCGTCGTCGGCGTCGTCCTCCTCGCCGCCGCGACGACGCATTCGATACTCGACGTCGTCCCCGCGCTCGCCGTCGGCGTCCCCGACGCGGCGATGGCCGCGTCGACGCTCCCCGGCCACCGCCTCGTCCTCGGCGGGCGAGGCCGCGAAGCCATCCGCGTGTCCGCGCTCGGGAGCGCGAGCGCCGTCCCGCTCGCCTTCCTCCTCGCGTGGCCGATGACGCGCGTCATGACCGCTCTCGGGCCGTGGGTCACCGCCCACCGCGCCGCCCTCCTCGTCGCCGTCACCTGCCTCCTCCTCGCCGGCGAACCGACCCGCACCCGCCGCCTCGTCGGACTCGCCTCGACGCTCCTCGCCGGTGGCCTCGGCGTGCTCGCCCTCCACGGCCCGCTCACAACGCCGAACGTCCTCCTCCCGGTCTTCGCCGGCCTCTTCGGCGTCCCCATCCTCCTCGCCGCGCGCCACGGCGGCGGCCCACCACCACAGGACGACGCCCGCATCGACGCCGCCCCCCGCCGCCTCGGCGTCTCTGCCGGTGTCGGCGTCCTCGCCGGCGGCGTCGTCAGCTACGTCGCCGGCATCTCCACCGGCGTCGCCGCCGTCGGCGCGCTGTCCGCCCTCCCCGACATGGACGACCGCGCCTACGTCGCCACCACCTCCGCCGTCAACACCGCCACCGCGCTCTTCGCACTCTTCGCCCTCGCCGCCACCGGCGACGCCCACACCGGCGTCCTCGTCGCGATGACCGACGCCGGCGTCCCCATCGACCTCCCCGTCCTCCTCACCGCCTGCGTCCTCGCCGCCGCCACCGCCATCCCCCTCCTCCTCGCCCTCGGCGACCGCGCACTCACCGCCGCCGCCCGCGTCGACCACCGAACCCTCCTCGCCACCGCACTCACCGCAATTATCGCGCTCACCGCCGCCCTCTGCGGCCCCGCCGGACTCCTCGTCCTCGCCGCCGCCACCCTCGTCGGCCTCCTCCCCCAACGACTCGGCGCGCGCCGCATCCACCTCATGAGCGTCCTCCTCATCCCACTCGCGCTCTAAACCGCGAAAACACCCCGCCGAACCGCACTGCTTGCGGGTCACGTTCGGCCGCCGACGTCGGCCTCCGCACGTCGCGCTGGCTCGCGATTCTCGCTCGCTCCGAACCGCGTTCCTCGCGTGTCGCTCCCTACCAGTCGCTCCCGCTCGCCGTAACGTGGTTCTCGCGCGAGCGATAGCGAGTGCGAGCAGCACGTCGCGGAACGCGACCGAACGAGCGAGCGCCGCAGGCGCGAGCAGGGAGGAACTTGTTCCGACCATGCTCGATCGGCCGCTCCGCGCGGACTCACGGGTCGCTGGACTCACGGCGATGCCGTTCGTCCACTCGGCGGAACCGAAGGTTCCGCCTGCTCCCCGTTCGTCCTCCCGCGGTTCTCACTCGCGCCTTCGGCGCTCGTTCCGAACCGCGTCCTCTCTCCGAACCGCGTTCACAGCCACCCGACTTTCCGGAAGTAGTAGACGAGGACGCCGGAGATACCGGCCATCCCGAGGAGGGCGGCGGGGTAGGCGGTCGGCCAGGTGAGTTCGGGCATCGTCTCGAAGTTCATGCCGAAGACGCCGACGATGAGGGTGAGCGGGAGGACGATGGTGGCGACGATGGTGAGGCGTTTCATCACCTCGTTCGTGCTCATCGAGAGGGAGTTCATGTAGATGTCGCGCGCGCCGATGGCGAGTTCGCGGTAGGTCTCGACGAGGTCGACCTGCTGGACGAGGTGGTCGTAGACGTCGCGGTAGTACTTCTCCGTGCTCTCCTGTATCTGGGGGGAGTCGCCCCGCGCGAGCGTGCTGATGCTGTCGCGGGTCGGCCAGAGGAGCTTCCGCATCGCGAGGAGTTCGCGGCGCGCGTCGTTGATCTCTTC carries:
- a CDS encoding OBG GTPase family GTP-binding protein codes for the protein MGLEEDIEALEEEIASTPYNKSTEAHIGRLKAKLAEKKEKLETQQSGSGGPGGYAVEQHGDATVALVGFPSVGKSTLVNALTNADSEVGSYEFTTLDVNPGMLKYKGANIQILDVPGLIEGAAGGAGGGREVLSVVRSADLVVFVLSAFEIQQYDRLAEELYNNKIRLDTEPPSVRITRKGMGGIDVNAPKNFGLDHDTIREVLRERGFVNADVAIRGDPDVDEIIDGVMDNRVYLPSMVVVNKVDLVDPSYLDTMEENLRERDVDPEEAIYISAKEEKGLDGLKDTLFERLDLIRVYMDKPGRGVDYEEPLVIRRGATVDDALHKLGGSLDERFRFARVTGPSAKHDEQQVGRDHVLEDEDILRVVARR
- a CDS encoding VNG_1110C family protein gives rise to the protein MGDPGSFRDATQIVLPATALADVRADLEAEFTVTITEDDGIARIIGSPVVIKDVGDFLARHGVSLP
- a CDS encoding 50S ribosomal protein L11 produces the protein MADTIEVLVPGGQANPGPPLGPELGPTPVDVQAVVDDINEQTAAFDGTEVPVTITYEEDGSYSIEVGVPPTAALIKDELGFETGSGEPQENFVADMSIEQLKTVAEQKKPDLLAYDTKNAAKEVAGTCVSLGVTIEGEDARTFKERADSGEFDDVLASA
- a CDS encoding fructosamine kinase family protein, with amino-acid sequence MTAVADRVAVELGVPVTSSRRLDGGEIGTVTACALADGRRVVAKTGATPLDVEARALRRLAAAGLPTPDVLAVAPDLLVLEHVPHGEWTPRAAEALGERVARLHGTTRDAYGYPEATWKGRLELPNDPFESWPRFFAANRLRPTASAAREAGGITDDSLDRVRALADDLDKYLPANPPAALLHGDLWRNNVVPGDGDVRAVLDPASSYGDPAVDVTYADWCGLDDAFRRGYESVRPLSVSDATRTVYELSFALDHAFHFPDDGYDAAVDDALCTLGR
- a CDS encoding 50S ribosomal protein L1; this translates as MAENDIVEAVSEALESAPERNFRETVDLAVNLRDLDLNDPSNRIDEGVVLPAGTGQETQIVVFAEGETAVRAEDVADQVLSGDDLEDLGDDTDAAKDLADETDFFIAEASLMQDIGRYLGTVLGPRGKMPTPLQPDDDVVETVNRMKNTVQLRSRDRRTFHTRVGAEDMSPDDIGDNIDVILRRLHADLEKGPLNIDSVYVKTTMGPAVEVA
- a CDS encoding 50S ribosomal protein L10, whose product is MSAEAESERHTEHVPEWKKEEVESISSLLESYDSVGVVGIAGIPSRQLQDMRRALHGSAELRVSRNTLLERALDEVDDGLENLESYVAGQVGLVGTNDNPFGLYKQLEESKTPAPIGAGEVAPNDIVIPEGDTGVDPGPFVGELQQIGADARIQEGSIQVLSDSVVVEEGGVVSEDVANVLGELGIEPKEVGLDLKAVYSDGVLFEPEELAIDVDEYRADIQSAAAAARNLSINAEYPTTQTAPSLIAKAAGDAKSVGLFAAIESPDLADDLVRKADGQVRALAAQIDDDEALPEELRGVEAQAAPTETEEDESTDEEPTEEAADEDDSDDDDEESGAEGLGNMFG
- the rpl12p gene encoding 50S ribosomal protein P1; this translates as MEYVYAALILNESDEEINEDNVTAVLEAAGVDVEESRVKALVAALEDVDIEEAIETAAAVPAGGASGGAAAGGSDEGGEEEEESEDEAEAEAEEEEDEDEEASGEGLGDLFG
- a CDS encoding tripartite tricarboxylate transporter permease is translated as MVSGVVFTSEYALTATVLVAVAGGVSLGTLSGLTPGLHVNTLAVAAAATLPEMGLSRLVVGVVLLAAATTHSILDVVPALAVGVPDAAMAASTLPGHRLVLGGRGREAIRVSALGSASAVPLAFLLAWPMTRVMTALGPWVTAHRAALLVAVTCLLLAGEPTRTRRLVGLASTLLAGGLGVLALHGPLTTPNVLLPVFAGLFGVPILLAARHGGGPPPQDDARIDAAPRRLGVSAGVGVLAGGVVSYVAGISTGVAAVGALSALPDMDDRAYVATTSAVNTATALFALFALAATGDAHTGVLVAMTDAGVPIDLPVLLTACVLAAATAIPLLLALGDRALTAAARVDHRTLLATALTAIIALTAALCGPAGLLVLAAATLVGLLPQRLGARRIHLMSVLLIPLAL